The following are from one region of the Bacillus methanolicus MGA3 genome:
- the icd gene encoding NADP-dependent isocitrate dehydrogenase gives MMQGEKITVTNGVLNVPNNPIIPFIEGDGTGPDIWAAAQRVLDAAVEKAYKGERKIVWKEVLAGEKAFKQTGEWLPAETLQTIKEYLIAIKGPLTTPVGGGIRSLNVALRQELDLFVCLRPVRWFEGVPSPVKRPQDTDMVIFRENTEDIYAGIEYAKGTDEVKKLINFLENELGVNKIRFPETSGIGIKPISQEGTTRLVRAAINYAIKEGRKSVTLVHKGNIMKFTEGAFKNWGYELAEKEFGDKVFTWAQYDRIKEEQGIEAANKAQAEAEAAGKIIVKDAIADIFLQQILTRPREFDVVATMNLNGDYISDALAAQVGGIGIAPGANINYETGHAIFEATHGTAPKYAGLDKVNPSSVILSGVLMFEHLGWNEAANLIIKSMEKTIASKVVTYDFARLMEGAIEVKTSEFGNELIKNMG, from the coding sequence ATCATGCAAGGTGAAAAAATCACGGTAACAAATGGTGTGCTAAACGTACCAAATAATCCGATTATTCCATTTATTGAGGGGGATGGAACAGGTCCGGATATTTGGGCTGCTGCACAAAGAGTATTAGACGCAGCAGTTGAGAAAGCTTATAAAGGCGAGCGGAAAATTGTTTGGAAAGAAGTTCTTGCCGGAGAAAAAGCTTTTAAACAAACTGGAGAATGGCTTCCTGCTGAAACGCTGCAAACAATTAAAGAATACTTAATTGCCATCAAAGGACCTTTAACAACTCCTGTCGGAGGTGGAATCCGTTCCTTAAACGTTGCTCTTCGCCAGGAACTAGATTTGTTTGTGTGCTTGCGTCCTGTACGCTGGTTTGAAGGAGTGCCTTCACCAGTAAAACGCCCGCAAGATACAGACATGGTTATTTTCCGTGAAAATACTGAAGATATTTATGCAGGAATTGAATATGCAAAAGGTACTGACGAAGTAAAGAAATTAATTAATTTCCTTGAAAATGAATTGGGCGTCAATAAAATCCGATTCCCTGAAACTTCAGGCATCGGCATAAAGCCTATTTCACAGGAAGGAACAACTCGCCTTGTACGTGCGGCTATCAATTATGCAATTAAAGAAGGCCGCAAGTCTGTAACTCTCGTACATAAAGGGAACATTATGAAATTCACTGAAGGCGCATTTAAAAACTGGGGCTACGAGCTTGCTGAAAAAGAATTTGGCGATAAAGTATTTACTTGGGCTCAGTACGACCGCATTAAAGAAGAACAGGGGATAGAAGCTGCAAATAAAGCACAAGCAGAGGCAGAAGCCGCAGGAAAGATCATTGTAAAAGATGCAATTGCTGATATTTTCCTTCAACAAATTCTGACTCGTCCGCGCGAGTTTGATGTTGTAGCAACAATGAATTTAAACGGAGACTATATTTCCGACGCACTTGCTGCTCAAGTTGGAGGAATTGGAATTGCTCCAGGAGCAAATATTAACTATGAAACAGGTCATGCTATTTTTGAAGCAACACATGGCACAGCTCCTAAATATGCAGGATTAGATAAAGTAAACCCTTCTTCAGTCATCCTTTCTGGAGTATTAATGTTTGAGCATTTAGGATGGAATGAAGCAGCAAATCTAATCATTAAATCGATGGAAAAAACAATTGCTTCCAAAGTTGTTACGTATGATTTTGCACGGTTAATGGAAGGTGCAATTGAAGTAAAAACTTCAGAATTCGGCAATGAGTTAATTAAAAATATGGGATAA
- the citZ gene encoding citrate synthase, translating into MTVTRGLEGVVATTSSISSIIDDTLTYVGYNIDDLADNASFEEVIFLLWHRKLPTKSELEELKILLAENAELPKEILDHFKMYPIDKVHPMAALRSAVSLLGLYDEEADLMDEEANYRKAIRLQAKIPSIVAAFARVRKGLEPVAPRKDLSFAANFLYMLKGKEPEDIAVEAFNKVLVLHADHELNASTFTARVCVATLSDIYSGVTAAIGALKGPLHGGANEAVMKMLTEIGSLENVEPYIREKLAKKEKIMGFGHRVYRKGDPRAKHLREMSKKLTELTGEPHWYEMSTKIEAIVTGEKGLPPNVDFYSASIYHSLGIDHDLFTPIFAVSRISGWLAHILEQYENNRLIRPRADYIGPGMQKFIPIEQRG; encoded by the coding sequence ATGACAGTTACACGTGGTCTTGAAGGGGTAGTTGCAACAACTTCTTCAATTAGTTCGATAATCGATGATACACTGACATATGTTGGCTATAATATCGATGATTTAGCGGATAATGCTAGTTTTGAAGAAGTAATCTTTCTTTTATGGCACCGCAAACTTCCTACGAAATCTGAATTGGAAGAACTAAAAATCCTGCTGGCAGAAAACGCTGAACTTCCAAAAGAGATTTTGGACCATTTCAAAATGTATCCGATTGATAAGGTTCATCCAATGGCTGCTCTTCGTTCAGCTGTGTCACTGCTTGGATTATATGATGAAGAAGCTGATCTTATGGATGAAGAGGCCAACTATCGAAAAGCAATCCGCCTTCAGGCAAAGATACCTTCGATTGTCGCTGCATTTGCCCGTGTACGCAAAGGGCTGGAGCCGGTCGCGCCAAGGAAGGATTTAAGCTTTGCAGCGAATTTTTTGTATATGCTTAAAGGAAAAGAACCGGAGGATATTGCTGTTGAAGCATTCAATAAGGTGCTTGTTCTTCATGCCGATCATGAGTTAAATGCTTCTACCTTTACTGCGAGGGTCTGTGTTGCAACTTTATCTGATATTTATTCCGGTGTCACAGCAGCAATTGGAGCGCTGAAAGGCCCATTGCACGGGGGTGCAAACGAAGCGGTAATGAAAATGCTGACAGAAATCGGTTCATTGGAGAATGTTGAACCATATATTCGAGAAAAGCTTGCGAAGAAAGAAAAAATTATGGGCTTCGGGCATCGGGTTTATCGAAAAGGAGATCCGCGTGCAAAACACTTAAGGGAAATGTCTAAAAAGCTAACAGAGCTTACTGGTGAACCTCATTGGTATGAAATGTCCACTAAGATTGAAGCAATTGTGACAGGGGAGAAAGGTCTTCCTCCAAATGTCGATTTTTATTCAGCGTCTATATATCATAGCCTAGGAATTGACCATGATTTATTTACACCAATTTTTGCTGTAAGCCGTATATCCGGTTGGCTGGCCCATATTTTAGAACAATATGAAAATAACCGCTTAATTCGCCCGCGTGCCGACTATATCGGTCCTGGAATGCAAAAATTTATTCCAATTGAGCAAAGAGGATAA